In a single window of the Scyliorhinus torazame isolate Kashiwa2021f chromosome 2, sScyTor2.1, whole genome shotgun sequence genome:
- the LOC140393423 gene encoding gamma-crystallin S-1-like, whose product MGKIIFYEDRNFQGRHYECSNDCADLSPYFSRCNSMRVMSDWWVMYEKPNYMGYQYVLSRGEYPDYQRWMGFNDSIRSCRTYPYYRGGNYRMKIYERPDFGGQMMEFMDDCPSVYDRFHYRDIHSCHVMDGYWTFYEHPNYRGRQYFMRPGEYKRYSDWGGYNATIGSFRRMRDF is encoded by the exons ATGGGAAAG ATTATCTTTTACGAGGACAGGAACTTCCAGGGCCGGCACTATGAGTGCAGTAATGACTGTGCTGACCTGTCCCCTTACTTCAGCCGTTGTAACTCCATGCGAGTCATGAGTGACTGGTGGGTGATGTATGAGAAACCCAATTACATGGGATACCAGTATGTTCTGAGCAGGGGAGAATATCCTGACTACCAGCGCTGGATGGGATTCAATGACAGCATCAGGTCATGTCGCACCTACCCATAT TACCGAGGTGGAAACTACAGAATGAAGATTTACGAGAGGCCTGACTTTGGAGGACAGATGATGGAATTCATGGATGACTGTCCATCTGTCTACGATCGTTTCCATTACCGTGACATCCACTCCTGCCATGTGATGGACGGTTACTGGACCTTCTATGAACATCCCAACTACAGAGGCCGACAGTACTTCATGAGACCTGGTGAATACAAGAGATACAGTGACTGGGGCGGCTATAACGCAACTATCGGATCTTTCAGACGCATGAGGGATTTCTAG